In Ischnura elegans chromosome 6, ioIscEleg1.1, whole genome shotgun sequence, one genomic interval encodes:
- the LOC124161549 gene encoding general transcription factor IIE subunit 1 isoform X1 — protein sequence MEDRVLTEVPSSLKQLARLVVRGFYNIEDALIVDMLVRNPCMKEDDLCELLKFERKMLRARISTLRSDKFIQVRLKMETGIDGKAQKVHYYFINYKTFVNVVKYKLDLMRKRMETEERDATSRASFKCPSCCKTFTDLEADQLFDFATEEFRCTYCKEVVEEDQSALPKKDSRLLLAKFNEQLEPLFVLLREVEGIRLAPEVLEPEPTDLSSIKGFDKGRPSSTLRPPGDPSGPWSGDATRGGGFQVEETRVDVTIGDESADNVGAARKERPIWMVESTIISDNNDLNGPASGSVVIQNTDSQPAADQKPGNKNAEDIMSVLLAHEKRAGATSGAVATAAATASLSTRGAVAGLVRAGESGSESSDDEASGNPRGGRNNVPEMDSVVEAMDSDDAGEDGDDDDLVPMVEIGNRSVPITDIDDALIAQMTPAEKEAYIQVYQEHYSHMYD from the exons ATGGAAGATAGAGTTCTTACAGAAGTTCCTAGCAGTTTGAAGCAGTTGGCTAGGCTTGTTGTGAGAGGCTTTTACAATATTGAAGATGCCCTGATTGTTGACATGCTTGTTAGGAATCCCT GTATGAAAGAAGATGACCTCTGTGAACTCctcaaatttgaaagaaagatgCTGCGTGCCAGAATCTCAACCCTAAGAAGTGATAAATTTATCCAAGTGCGTTTAAAAATGGAAACAGGGATCGATGGGAAAGCCCAGAAAGTGCATTATTACTTCATTAATTATAAG acaTTTGTAAATGTGGTGAAATATAAATTGGATTTGATGCGTAAAAGAATGGAAACTGAGGAAAGAGATGCAACAAGTCGTGCTAGCTTTAAGTGCCCATCCTGTTGTAAAACGTTTACCGATTTGGAA GCCGATCAGCTGTTTGATTTTGCTACTGAAGAATTTAGATGCACGTATTGTAAAGAAGTAGTGGAGGAAGACCAGTCTGCGCTTCCAAAGAAAGATTCTCGTCTTCTTCTGGCAAAATTCAATGAGCAACTTGAGCCTTTATTTGTGTTACTCAGGGAAGTTGAAGGTATTCGCCTCGCTCCAGAAGTTcttgaacctgagcccacggaTCTCAGCTCTATTAAAGG CTTTGATAAAGGGAGACCAAGTTCAACTCTTCGACCTCCTGGAGATCCATCAGGACCATGGTCGGGAGATGCCACCCGTGGTGGTGGATTTCAG GTGGAAGAGACAAGGGTGGATGTCACGATTGGAGATGAGAGTGCTGATAATGTGGGTGCTGCTCGGAAGGAGAGGCCAATTTGGATGGTGGAGAGCACCATTATTTCTGACAATAATGAT CTCAATGGGCCTGCCAGTGGGAGCGTTGTCATACAGAATACTGATAGCCAGCCAGCTGCTGATCAGAAACCAGGTAACAAGAATGCGGAGGACATCATGTCAGTGCTCTTGGCTCACGAGAAGAGGGCCGGAGCCACGAGTGGTGCGGTGGCGACGGCAGCAGCCACAGCCTCTCTCTCGACAAGAGGCGCAGTTGCTGGCCTGGTGCGGGCAGGCGAGAGCGGGAGCGAGTCGAGCGACGACGAGGCGTCGGGAAATCCTCGTGGCGGGCGAAACAATGTGCCAGAAATGGATAGTG TTGTGGAGGCAATGGACAGTGACGATGCAGGGGaggatggtgatgatgatgatttggtTCCCATGGTGGAAATTGGGAACAGGAGCGTTCCAATCACTGATATCGACGATGCTCTCATTGCACAAATGACTCCGGCTGAGAAAGAGGCTTACATTCAGGTGTATCAAGAGCATTATTCCCACATGTATGACTAA
- the LOC124161549 gene encoding general transcription factor IIE subunit 1 isoform X2, which yields MEDRVLTEVPSSLKQLARLVVRGFYNIEDALIVDMLVRNPCMKEDDLCELLKFERKMLRARISTLRSDKFIQTFVNVVKYKLDLMRKRMETEERDATSRASFKCPSCCKTFTDLEADQLFDFATEEFRCTYCKEVVEEDQSALPKKDSRLLLAKFNEQLEPLFVLLREVEGIRLAPEVLEPEPTDLSSIKGFDKGRPSSTLRPPGDPSGPWSGDATRGGGFQVEETRVDVTIGDESADNVGAARKERPIWMVESTIISDNNDLNGPASGSVVIQNTDSQPAADQKPGNKNAEDIMSVLLAHEKRAGATSGAVATAAATASLSTRGAVAGLVRAGESGSESSDDEASGNPRGGRNNVPEMDSVVEAMDSDDAGEDGDDDDLVPMVEIGNRSVPITDIDDALIAQMTPAEKEAYIQVYQEHYSHMYD from the exons ATGGAAGATAGAGTTCTTACAGAAGTTCCTAGCAGTTTGAAGCAGTTGGCTAGGCTTGTTGTGAGAGGCTTTTACAATATTGAAGATGCCCTGATTGTTGACATGCTTGTTAGGAATCCCT GTATGAAAGAAGATGACCTCTGTGAACTCctcaaatttgaaagaaagatgCTGCGTGCCAGAATCTCAACCCTAAGAAGTGATAAATTTATCCAA acaTTTGTAAATGTGGTGAAATATAAATTGGATTTGATGCGTAAAAGAATGGAAACTGAGGAAAGAGATGCAACAAGTCGTGCTAGCTTTAAGTGCCCATCCTGTTGTAAAACGTTTACCGATTTGGAA GCCGATCAGCTGTTTGATTTTGCTACTGAAGAATTTAGATGCACGTATTGTAAAGAAGTAGTGGAGGAAGACCAGTCTGCGCTTCCAAAGAAAGATTCTCGTCTTCTTCTGGCAAAATTCAATGAGCAACTTGAGCCTTTATTTGTGTTACTCAGGGAAGTTGAAGGTATTCGCCTCGCTCCAGAAGTTcttgaacctgagcccacggaTCTCAGCTCTATTAAAGG CTTTGATAAAGGGAGACCAAGTTCAACTCTTCGACCTCCTGGAGATCCATCAGGACCATGGTCGGGAGATGCCACCCGTGGTGGTGGATTTCAG GTGGAAGAGACAAGGGTGGATGTCACGATTGGAGATGAGAGTGCTGATAATGTGGGTGCTGCTCGGAAGGAGAGGCCAATTTGGATGGTGGAGAGCACCATTATTTCTGACAATAATGAT CTCAATGGGCCTGCCAGTGGGAGCGTTGTCATACAGAATACTGATAGCCAGCCAGCTGCTGATCAGAAACCAGGTAACAAGAATGCGGAGGACATCATGTCAGTGCTCTTGGCTCACGAGAAGAGGGCCGGAGCCACGAGTGGTGCGGTGGCGACGGCAGCAGCCACAGCCTCTCTCTCGACAAGAGGCGCAGTTGCTGGCCTGGTGCGGGCAGGCGAGAGCGGGAGCGAGTCGAGCGACGACGAGGCGTCGGGAAATCCTCGTGGCGGGCGAAACAATGTGCCAGAAATGGATAGTG TTGTGGAGGCAATGGACAGTGACGATGCAGGGGaggatggtgatgatgatgatttggtTCCCATGGTGGAAATTGGGAACAGGAGCGTTCCAATCACTGATATCGACGATGCTCTCATTGCACAAATGACTCCGGCTGAGAAAGAGGCTTACATTCAGGTGTATCAAGAGCATTATTCCCACATGTATGACTAA